From a region of the Luteibaculum oceani genome:
- a CDS encoding NAD(P)H-dependent glycerol-3-phosphate dehydrogenase has translation MEEEKKIAVIGGGSWATALVKILCNNLDTVGWWMRNQEAVDYIKQFGRNPNYLSSVNFDVDKLDISSDFNKFGVDYDVLIIATPSAFLYKLFENVDVPQLAQKTIFSAVKGIIPEYHSIPARFFHKQFGTPYEQIGIISGPCHAEEVALEKLSYLTVACQTETYASELAEKLNCRYIKTNISDDLFGTEFSAVLKNVYSIAAGICHGLRYGDNFQAVLISNAIQEIERFVDAVSPVHRDVKSSAYLGDLLVTAYSQFSRNRTFGTMIGRGYTVKSAMMEMNMVAEGYYAVKSVMEINKRFQVDLPIVEAVHNIIYEKISPVVEMRILADKLT, from the coding sequence ATGGAGGAGGAAAAGAAAATAGCGGTTATTGGTGGGGGTAGTTGGGCTACGGCCTTGGTTAAGATCTTATGCAACAACCTAGATACTGTGGGTTGGTGGATGAGAAACCAAGAAGCGGTAGACTACATAAAGCAGTTTGGTCGCAACCCCAATTATTTATCATCAGTAAACTTCGATGTAGATAAGCTGGATATTTCTTCCGACTTCAACAAGTTTGGAGTGGATTACGATGTGCTAATTATAGCAACTCCGTCAGCCTTCTTATACAAGCTTTTCGAAAATGTAGATGTTCCACAACTGGCCCAAAAAACCATTTTCTCAGCAGTAAAGGGAATAATTCCTGAATATCACTCTATTCCAGCTCGATTTTTTCACAAGCAATTTGGAACTCCTTACGAGCAAATTGGAATCATATCGGGGCCATGTCATGCCGAAGAAGTAGCCCTAGAAAAGCTCAGTTATCTTACGGTTGCTTGTCAGACGGAAACTTACGCATCGGAATTAGCCGAAAAATTGAATTGTAGGTATATCAAGACCAATATTTCAGACGACCTTTTTGGAACGGAGTTCTCGGCGGTGCTAAAAAATGTCTACTCCATCGCTGCAGGAATTTGCCATGGCTTAAGGTATGGCGATAACTTTCAAGCGGTATTAATTTCAAACGCTATCCAAGAAATAGAGCGCTTTGTTGATGCCGTTTCCCCAGTGCATAGGGATGTAAAGTCTAGTGCCTATTTAGGGGATCTTTTGGTAACGGCCTATTCGCAATTTTCTAGAAACCGAACCTTTGGAACCATGATAGGTAGAGGGTATACCGTAAAAAGTGCCATGATGGAAATGAATATGGTGGCAGAAGGGTACTATGCGGTAAAAAGTGTGATGGAAATAAACAAACGCTTTCAGGTGGATTTACCCATTGTAGAGGCCGTACACAATATTATTTACGAGAAAATATCTCCTGTGGTGGAGATGAGAATCTTGGCAGATAAGCTTACCTAA
- a CDS encoding M2 family metallopeptidase, translating into MKKLASVFIAILVFGCNNPQIIKTEAQEFIDAYTEQYLKYYEESSNAEWEANTEIIPGDTTNDVIARRASEAMAKYTGSVEVITKAKNYLKHKEILDPIQIKQLEGILYRAANNPQTVPDIVKKRIAAETEQNSKLFGYQFMLMGDSVSPNKLDNLLGSSNNLEERLAAWEASKEVGKELKDGLENLRKLRNATVRDLDYPDYFSYQVSDYNLSTADMMSTMDQLIQDVWPLYRELHTYARYELAKKYGVNEVPDMLPAHWLPNRWGQDWSAMVEVEGLDLDAALKDKNPEWIVKTGEEFYKSLGFPSLPKSFYEKSSLYPFPDDSVVKKNTHASAWHMDLQNDVRSLMSVEPNASWWETVHHELGHVYYFMAYSNDKVPPLLREGANRAYHEAVGSLIGLASMQAPYLKGRGLIDKNAEADKIAILLKEALNYVVFIPFSAGTMSNFEKQLYADGLPKNEFNSVWWNLVKKYQGIVPPNARGEEYCDAATKTHINNDAAQYYDYALSYVLLFQMHNHISTKILNQDPTATDYFGSKETGEFLNGILEKGATEDWNKVLKESTGEEINAKAMLNYFAPLMEWLKKENQGRNYTLPESI; encoded by the coding sequence ATGAAAAAGTTAGCATCAGTATTTATTGCCATCCTAGTTTTTGGATGCAATAACCCTCAAATAATTAAAACCGAAGCTCAAGAGTTTATCGACGCATACACAGAACAATACCTTAAATATTATGAGGAGAGTTCTAATGCAGAATGGGAGGCCAATACAGAAATTATTCCCGGCGATACAACCAATGATGTGATTGCCAGAAGGGCTTCTGAAGCAATGGCGAAGTATACCGGGTCTGTTGAGGTTATTACCAAAGCCAAAAACTATCTAAAGCACAAAGAAATATTAGATCCTATTCAGATAAAGCAATTGGAGGGAATATTGTATCGGGCAGCTAATAACCCCCAGACTGTCCCCGATATTGTTAAAAAAAGAATTGCAGCGGAAACCGAGCAAAATTCAAAACTTTTTGGGTATCAATTTATGCTTATGGGCGATAGCGTTAGCCCCAACAAGTTGGATAACCTTTTAGGTTCCAGTAATAACTTGGAAGAGCGTCTCGCGGCCTGGGAGGCTTCTAAAGAGGTAGGAAAGGAGCTAAAAGATGGATTGGAAAATCTACGCAAACTTCGCAACGCCACGGTACGCGATTTAGATTATCCAGATTATTTTTCTTATCAGGTGAGTGATTATAATTTGAGCACTGCTGATATGATGAGTACAATGGATCAACTCATCCAAGATGTGTGGCCTTTGTATCGTGAACTTCACACCTATGCAAGATATGAGCTTGCTAAAAAGTATGGAGTAAACGAGGTTCCCGATATGTTACCAGCTCACTGGTTACCCAATAGATGGGGTCAAGACTGGAGTGCCATGGTTGAGGTAGAGGGACTTGACCTAGACGCGGCTTTAAAGGATAAAAACCCAGAATGGATTGTTAAAACGGGGGAAGAATTTTATAAGTCCTTAGGGTTTCCTTCTCTTCCTAAATCATTCTACGAAAAAAGCAGCCTTTATCCATTCCCAGACGATTCTGTAGTTAAAAAGAACACTCATGCATCGGCGTGGCATATGGATTTACAAAATGATGTGCGCAGTTTAATGAGTGTAGAACCCAATGCATCCTGGTGGGAAACAGTACATCACGAGCTTGGCCATGTATATTATTTTATGGCTTACAGTAACGATAAGGTACCGCCATTGTTAAGAGAAGGGGCAAATCGTGCGTACCACGAAGCCGTTGGTAGTTTAATTGGATTGGCCAGTATGCAGGCTCCATACCTTAAGGGCAGGGGCCTAATTGATAAAAATGCCGAGGCAGATAAAATTGCCATTTTGCTAAAGGAGGCGTTAAACTATGTGGTGTTTATACCCTTTTCGGCTGGAACTATGTCCAATTTCGAGAAACAATTATATGCTGATGGTTTGCCTAAAAATGAATTTAATTCGGTATGGTGGAATTTGGTAAAAAAATACCAGGGAATTGTTCCTCCAAACGCCAGGGGAGAGGAGTATTGTGATGCAGCGACCAAAACGCATATTAACAATGATGCGGCGCAATACTATGATTACGCACTTTCATATGTTTTACTATTCCAAATGCACAACCATATTTCCACCAAAATTTTAAATCAGGATCCTACGGCAACGGATTATTTTGGAAGCAAGGAAACGGGTGAGTTTTTAAATGGAATATTGGAAAAGGGAGCCACTGAAGACTGGAATAAGGTGTTAAAAGAAAGCACGGGCGAGGAAATAAACGCAAAGGCTATGCTCAACTATTTCGCACCTCTAATGGAATGGCTTAAAAAGGAAAATCAAGGGCGCAATTATACGCTTCCTGAGAGCATATAG
- the lipB gene encoding lipoyl(octanoyl) transferase LipB yields MMRNTVFTDLGTKDYKETWDYQTELFDAIIAEKVKNRDLSEAEQIHPNNHLIFVEHPHVYTLGKSGKKEHLLLDDQGLKEKGATYYHINRGGDITYHGPGQIVGYPILDLDQFFTDIHRYLRTIEEAVILTLAEYGIKGGRIDKYTGVWIDEEDPAKARKICAIGVKCSRWVTMHGFAFNVNSNLDYFKNIVPCGIDDKDVSSMERELGRKLDMEEVKEKLKGHLTQLFEINFI; encoded by the coding sequence ATAATGCGCAACACTGTTTTTACCGATTTAGGAACAAAAGACTATAAGGAAACTTGGGATTATCAAACCGAGTTATTCGACGCCATTATTGCTGAAAAAGTTAAAAACAGAGACCTTTCAGAAGCCGAACAAATTCACCCCAATAATCATCTCATTTTTGTAGAGCATCCCCATGTTTATACACTTGGAAAAAGTGGTAAAAAGGAGCATCTTTTGTTGGATGATCAGGGGTTAAAAGAAAAGGGAGCTACTTACTATCATATCAATAGAGGTGGTGATATTACCTACCACGGACCGGGTCAAATTGTGGGTTATCCCATTTTGGACTTGGATCAGTTTTTTACCGATATCCATCGCTATTTACGAACCATTGAAGAGGCGGTAATCCTAACCCTTGCAGAATATGGAATAAAGGGTGGAAGAATAGACAAATACACTGGTGTTTGGATTGATGAGGAAGACCCCGCTAAGGCAAGAAAAATATGTGCTATTGGCGTAAAATGTTCGCGCTGGGTAACCATGCATGGCTTTGCCTTTAATGTAAATTCTAACCTCGATTACTTTAAAAACATAGTTCCTTGTGGCATCGATGATAAAGATGTTAGCTCGATGGAAAGAGAACTTGGAAGAAAATTGGATATGGAAGAGGTAAAAGAAAAACTCAAGGGGCATTTAACCCAGCTTTTTGAAATTAATTTCATTTAA
- a CDS encoding bifunctional phosphoglucose/phosphomannose isomerase, with translation MKELVADFFNHVGEGLKIAEGIKYTGSKTFKNVVITGLGGSGIGGRIVSQWVANESQVPIYSNSNYSLPNFVGKDTLVVACSYSGNTEETLESVDEAIARGATLFCISSGGKLIDLAKAKNIDFIQIPGGLPPRAAIGYSLTQLTVLMKQVGVAQFAPFKEISSACEMLQANLDEIKATAKSCAEKIHHKQVVIYTEAMYEGVAIRLRQQLNENAKILCWHHVLPEMNHNELVGWAGGHKEIAVLNLRNEDEHKRTKERFKISGEIMGRHTDNIIDINSKGSSRVQRSLYHIHLGDWISVYLAELRKVDPIEVKVIDFLKGTLAKI, from the coding sequence ATGAAGGAATTAGTAGCAGATTTTTTTAATCACGTAGGAGAAGGGCTTAAAATAGCAGAAGGAATCAAATACACTGGGAGTAAGACCTTTAAAAACGTTGTGATTACCGGTTTAGGCGGATCTGGTATTGGGGGAAGAATTGTTTCTCAGTGGGTTGCGAATGAGTCGCAGGTACCCATTTATTCTAACAGCAACTACAGTCTTCCCAACTTTGTAGGGAAAGATACTTTAGTTGTTGCGTGCTCTTATAGCGGTAATACTGAGGAAACATTGGAGTCTGTTGATGAAGCCATTGCAAGAGGAGCCACTTTGTTCTGTATTTCTTCGGGTGGAAAACTAATAGATTTAGCCAAGGCAAAAAACATAGATTTTATTCAAATACCTGGAGGCTTACCTCCCAGAGCAGCTATCGGTTATAGCCTAACCCAGCTAACGGTTCTAATGAAACAAGTTGGGGTGGCACAATTCGCTCCGTTTAAAGAAATTTCATCTGCCTGCGAAATGTTGCAAGCGAACCTTGATGAAATTAAAGCAACTGCGAAGTCATGTGCTGAAAAAATCCACCACAAGCAGGTGGTTATTTATACCGAGGCCATGTACGAGGGCGTTGCAATTAGGCTGAGGCAACAGCTTAATGAGAATGCAAAAATTCTTTGCTGGCACCACGTTCTGCCAGAAATGAATCATAACGAGTTAGTTGGATGGGCTGGCGGCCATAAAGAAATCGCTGTCTTAAATCTTCGCAACGAAGACGAGCATAAAAGGACCAAAGAAAGATTTAAGATTTCTGGAGAAATAATGGGCCGTCATACGGACAATATTATCGATATAAACTCAAAAGGATCGAGCAGAGTGCAGCGCTCCTTGTACCACATTCACCTGGGAGATTGGATATCTGTTTACCTTGCAGAACTTAGAAAAGTTGATCCTATTGAAGTTAAAGTAATAGACTTTTTAAAAGGTACTCTGGCCAAGATATAA
- the lysS gene encoding lysine--tRNA ligase yields the protein MAQQISEQESIRREALVELRKLGIDPFPAAEFSTTHYATDILRGFDDNPEGYKEVVIAGRLMSRRIMGKASFAEILDASGRIQVYISRDDIAPEEDKSLYNTVFKKLLDIGDFIGIKGFVFKTKTGHTSVHATELTVLAKSIKPLPLPKTDADGNVHDAFTDPELRYRRRYVDLVVNPKVKETFKVRTKAINAMRNFFNEKGYLEVETPILQPIPGGAAARPFVTHHNALDIPLYLRIANELYLKRLIVGGFDGVYEFAKDFRNEGMDRTHNPEFTVMEIYVAYKDYLWMMDFTEKMIQHVVTSVKDSTVVKIGNNEIDFGKPFQRLTMTDAIKKYAGVDITGKNEEELMQVAKDLGVEVDSSMGKGKLIDEIFGEKCEHHLIQPTFIMDYPVEMSPLCKRHRDNPELTERFELIVNGKEIANAYSELNDPIDQLGRFKEQLELSEKGDEEAMFIDHDFVRALEYGMPPTSGMGIGIDRFIMLLTNNSSIQEVLFFPQMRPETK from the coding sequence ATGGCCCAGCAAATCAGCGAGCAAGAAAGCATAAGAAGGGAAGCCTTAGTAGAATTGAGAAAATTAGGGATAGATCCTTTTCCAGCTGCTGAATTTTCAACCACACATTATGCAACCGATATCTTAAGGGGGTTTGACGATAATCCTGAAGGGTACAAGGAGGTAGTAATCGCCGGTAGGTTAATGTCTCGCAGAATTATGGGGAAGGCCAGCTTTGCCGAAATTCTTGATGCTTCTGGAAGAATTCAGGTTTACATATCTAGAGATGATATAGCTCCTGAAGAAGATAAAAGCTTGTACAATACGGTATTTAAGAAGCTTCTTGATATTGGGGATTTCATTGGGATAAAAGGATTTGTATTTAAAACTAAAACTGGTCATACCTCTGTACATGCTACAGAATTAACCGTTTTAGCTAAATCTATAAAACCATTACCGCTGCCTAAAACAGATGCTGATGGTAATGTTCACGACGCCTTTACCGATCCCGAATTAAGATACAGAAGACGATACGTTGATTTAGTAGTTAATCCAAAGGTTAAAGAGACCTTTAAGGTTCGTACCAAGGCAATAAACGCCATGCGAAACTTTTTTAACGAAAAAGGTTACCTGGAGGTTGAAACTCCAATTCTTCAGCCGATACCAGGTGGTGCTGCTGCCAGACCTTTTGTGACCCATCATAATGCACTGGATATTCCGTTGTACCTGCGTATTGCAAATGAACTTTATCTAAAACGACTTATAGTAGGTGGTTTTGATGGGGTTTACGAGTTTGCAAAAGACTTTAGAAACGAAGGAATGGATAGAACCCATAACCCTGAGTTTACGGTTATGGAAATTTATGTTGCCTACAAGGATTACTTGTGGATGATGGATTTTACCGAGAAAATGATCCAACATGTGGTTACATCGGTAAAAGACAGTACGGTTGTAAAAATCGGAAATAATGAAATTGATTTTGGCAAGCCTTTCCAACGTTTAACTATGACCGATGCCATAAAGAAATATGCAGGCGTAGATATTACAGGTAAGAATGAGGAAGAGCTTATGCAAGTTGCAAAAGACCTTGGAGTTGAGGTGGATAGCAGCATGGGTAAAGGAAAATTGATTGATGAAATTTTTGGTGAGAAATGCGAGCACCACTTGATCCAACCTACATTTATTATGGATTATCCCGTGGAAATGAGCCCGCTATGTAAGCGCCATAGAGATAATCCTGAGCTTACCGAACGTTTCGAGCTGATTGTAAATGGTAAAGAAATCGCCAATGCATATTCCGAGTTAAATGATCCAATTGATCAATTGGGAAGATTCAAAGAGCAGCTTGAGCTTTCTGAAAAAGGTGACGAGGAAGCCATGTTTATCGATCACGATTTTGTTAGAGCATTAGAATACGGAATGCCACCAACTTCGGGCATGGGAATTGGAATAGATCGTTTTATAATGCTACTTACCAATAACAGCTCCATACAAGAAGTGTTATTCTTCCCGCAAATGAGACCAGAAACTAAATAA
- a CDS encoding MarC family protein, which yields MNFNSVDFSLFLSLIAGLFSVVNPFGTMPVFMALTGRETPASRSQIALKAAIYFCLILLVSFFTGVYILKFFGITVDALRIAGGIIIFNSGTSLLKGEFEKNRSIDSKLKKEALEKEDITLTPLAIPMLAGPGSISYLIGINEEYHSAAQYVIVAGVIVLTAALTYFILRISPKIIAFLGEAGFKSLSRIMGFIVMSIGVQYVIGGISSVYLALINA from the coding sequence ATGAATTTCAATAGTGTAGATTTCAGTTTATTCCTATCCCTAATTGCAGGTTTGTTTTCGGTGGTTAACCCATTTGGAACTATGCCAGTATTTATGGCTTTAACGGGTAGAGAAACACCCGCTTCGAGATCTCAAATTGCTTTAAAAGCCGCTATTTACTTCTGCTTAATCCTACTCGTATCCTTTTTTACTGGGGTTTATATTCTAAAGTTTTTTGGAATTACCGTTGATGCCCTTCGTATTGCAGGGGGAATTATCATATTTAATTCAGGAACCTCTCTATTAAAAGGCGAATTCGAAAAAAACCGAAGTATAGATAGCAAACTAAAAAAAGAAGCTTTAGAAAAAGAAGATATAACCCTTACACCATTAGCAATTCCTATGCTAGCTGGTCCGGGGTCTATTTCATATTTAATTGGTATAAATGAAGAGTACCACAGCGCTGCTCAATATGTTATCGTTGCGGGAGTTATTGTACTTACTGCAGCCCTAACCTATTTTATCCTACGTATATCACCAAAGATTATAGCATTTCTCGGGGAAGCTGGATTTAAATCTTTGTCCAGAATCATGGGGTTTATTGTTATGAGTATTGGCGTACAGTATGTTATTGGTGGTATTTCTTCTGTATATTTGGCTTTAATCAACGCTTAA